A region of Anticarsia gemmatalis isolate Benzon Research Colony breed Stoneville strain chromosome 18, ilAntGemm2 primary, whole genome shotgun sequence DNA encodes the following proteins:
- the LOC142980488 gene encoding xibalbin-1-like isoform X1, producing the protein MLFQASSGWCAGSMPRAGAILLALAAVLLAAEWAHASYIDPGDDDVEVNLQDYGEDPADLQLLQDVGKRSSLIYVFRRACVRRGGNCDHRPGDCCHSSSCRCNLWGSNCRCQRMGLFQKWG; encoded by the exons ATGTTGTTTCAGGCAAGCAGCGGTTGGTGCGCGGGCAGTATGCCGCGCGCCGGCGCTATATTGCTGGCGCTTGCGGCGGTCCTACTCGCCGCTGAGTGGGCACACGCCTCTTATATTGATCCAG GAGATGACGATGTGGAGGTAAACCTTCAGGACTACGGCGAAGACCCGGCCGACCTGCAGCTGCTCCAAGATGTTGGAAA ACGTTCGTCGCTGATCTACGTTTTCAGGCGCGCCTGTGTGCGGCGAGGGGGCAACTGTGACCACCGCCCCGGAGACTGCTGCCACTCCTCATCCTGCAGGTGCAACCTCTGGGGCTCCAACTGCCGCTGCCAGCGCATGGGCCTCTTCCAAAAGTGGGGGTAA
- the LOC142980488 gene encoding xibalbin-1-like isoform X2 has translation MLFQASSGWCAGSMPRAGAILLALAAVLLAAEWAHASYIDPGDDDVEVNLQDYGEDPADLQLLQDVGKRACVRRGGNCDHRPGDCCHSSSCRCNLWGSNCRCQRMGLFQKWG, from the exons ATGTTGTTTCAGGCAAGCAGCGGTTGGTGCGCGGGCAGTATGCCGCGCGCCGGCGCTATATTGCTGGCGCTTGCGGCGGTCCTACTCGCCGCTGAGTGGGCACACGCCTCTTATATTGATCCAG GAGATGACGATGTGGAGGTAAACCTTCAGGACTACGGCGAAGACCCGGCCGACCTGCAGCTGCTCCAAGATGTTGGAAA GCGCGCCTGTGTGCGGCGAGGGGGCAACTGTGACCACCGCCCCGGAGACTGCTGCCACTCCTCATCCTGCAGGTGCAACCTCTGGGGCTCCAACTGCCGCTGCCAGCGCATGGGCCTCTTCCAAAAGTGGGGGTAA
- the LOC142980488 gene encoding xibalbin-1-like isoform X3 encodes MPRAGAILLALAAVLLAAEWAHASYIDPGDDDVEVNLQDYGEDPADLQLLQDVGKRSSLIYVFRRACVRRGGNCDHRPGDCCHSSSCRCNLWGSNCRCQRMGLFQKWG; translated from the exons ATGCCGCGCGCCGGCGCTATATTGCTGGCGCTTGCGGCGGTCCTACTCGCCGCTGAGTGGGCACACGCCTCTTATATTGATCCAG GAGATGACGATGTGGAGGTAAACCTTCAGGACTACGGCGAAGACCCGGCCGACCTGCAGCTGCTCCAAGATGTTGGAAA ACGTTCGTCGCTGATCTACGTTTTCAGGCGCGCCTGTGTGCGGCGAGGGGGCAACTGTGACCACCGCCCCGGAGACTGCTGCCACTCCTCATCCTGCAGGTGCAACCTCTGGGGCTCCAACTGCCGCTGCCAGCGCATGGGCCTCTTCCAAAAGTGGGGGTAA